In one window of Henckelia pumila isolate YLH828 chromosome 1, ASM3356847v2, whole genome shotgun sequence DNA:
- the LOC140875376 gene encoding B-box zinc finger protein 20-like, with protein MKIQCDVCNQDEASVFCTADEAALCAACDRRVHHANTVAGKHHRFSLHQPTTKQSPVCDICKEKRAFLFCHQDRAILCKDCDTSIHKANAHTRRHTRFLLTGVIPSASSSLDDVSDTVSSYTKPRDSKKKPVSAGMPFTSKNTATQCTSLESCDEGHVQFASGGNLNGSVSASTISEYLMETIPGWHVDDFLDSSTAYGFCKDGGNGVQVQVQPYFGGDSESRMSDFSAENMGFWVPQMPLTFHQNQNQNQSMELLSFGIPNGEFALDNIKSSGKWSEDDTFAAVPQWICPPSTASTRY; from the exons ATGAAGATCCAGTGTGATGTATGTAACCAAGATGAAGCATCCGTCTTCTGCACGGCGGATGAGGCGGCCCTCTGCGCCGCCTGCGACCGTCGCGTCCACCACGCCAACACCGTCGCCGGAAAACACCACCGCTTCTCCCTCCACCAACCCACCACCAAACAGTCCCCCGTCTGTGACATCTGCAAG gAGAAAAGGGCTTTCTTGTTTTGCCACCAAGACAGGGCGATTCTGTGCAAAGATTGCGATACTTCGATACACAAAGCAAATGCACACACTCGAAGGCACACCAGATTTCTACTCACTGGTGTGATCCCTTCTGCAAGCTCTTCCCTTGATGATGTCTCCGATACAGTTTCAAGCTATACAAAGCCCCGAGACTCGAAAAAGAAGCCGGTTTCTGCTGGCATGCCCTTTACCTCGAAGAATACAGCAACCCAATGCACATCGCTAGAATCTTGTGATGAAGGGCATGTCCAGTTTGCGAGTGGTGGGAATCTAAATGGTTCGGTTTCAGCGAGTACAATATCAGAGTATTTGATGGAAACTATTCCTGGTTGGCATGTTGACGACTTTCTTGATTCCTCCACTGCTTATGGTTTTTGTAAG GATGGAGGAAATGGTGTGCAAGTGCAAGTGCAGCCATACTTTGGGGGTGATTCGGAGAGCAGAATGAGTGATTTTTCTGCAGAAAACATGGGATTTTGGGTCCCTCAAATGCCGCTTACATTtcatcagaatcagaatcagaatcaatCAATGGAGTTATTATCCTTCGGGATACCAAATGGGGAATTTGCGTTGGATAACATAAAATCTAGCGGAAAATGGAGCGAGGATGATACTTTTGCGGCTGTCCCACAGTGGATTTGTCCACCCTCCACTGCTTCCACGAGATATTGA